A genome region from Musa acuminata AAA Group cultivar baxijiao chromosome BXJ3-5, Cavendish_Baxijiao_AAA, whole genome shotgun sequence includes the following:
- the LOC135637888 gene encoding pectinesterase inhibitor 7-like — protein sequence MECHRNSATTTGSLSCLCVLLLLFSVHLKACNGARVAPQDSKSTEFIRASCAATMYPDLCFSSLSSYASTIRTSPVQLADVALSVSLAGARSASAAMSRSIAGRGMAPRVAAAVKDCLETMGDSVDELRESLAAMGHVAGRNAAYQINSIQTWVSAALTDEDTCVDGFAGGAMDGEVKNMVRSHVVYVAQLSSNALALVNGLATSISRP from the coding sequence ATGGAGTGCCACAGAAACTCTGCCACCACAACTGGTTCCTTGAGCTGCCTGTGTGTGCTCCTCCTGCTGTTTAGCGTCCATTTGAAAGCCTGTAATGGAGCAAGAGTGGCTCCTCAAGACTCAAAGAGCACAGAGTTCATAAGAGCCTCTTGTGCCGCCACCATGTACCCGGACCTCTGCTTCAGCTCCCTCTCGTCCTACGCCAGCACCATCCGGACCAGCCCCGTGCAGCTCGCTGACGTCGCCCTCTCCGTCAGCCTCGCCGGCGCCCGCTCCGCCTCGGCCGCAATGTCGAGGTCGATCGCCGGCCGGGGCATGGCGCCGCGCGTGGCGGCCGCAGTGAAGGACTGCCTGGAGACCATGGGAGACTCGGTGGACGAGCTCCGGGAGTCGCTGGCGGCCATGGGGCACGTGGCGGGGCGCAATGCGGCGTACCAGATCAACAGCATCCAGACGTGGGTGAGCGCGGCGCTCACCGACGAGGACACCTGCGTCGACGGGTTCGCCGGCGGCGCCATGGACGGCGAGGTCAAGAACATGGTGAGAAGCCACGTCGTGTACGTGGCGCAGCTGTCGAGCAACGCGCTCGCCCTCGTCAATGGCCTTGCCACCTCCATCTCCCGCCCTTGA
- the LOC135639071 gene encoding protein RESPONSE TO LOW SULFUR 2-like has translation MAALEVAELIRQNEELERAAREGREREEALRGELERTRERLRAVEEAEERLCVELGELEAEAVAQAREDLLRIETLSRQLSAARALLASAGLRLDLPASN, from the coding sequence ATGGCGGCGCTGGAGGTGGCGGAGCTGATACGGCAGAACGAGGAGCTGGAGAGGGCGGCGAGGGAGGGGAGGGAGCGGGAGGAGGCGCTGCGGGGCGAGCTGGAGCGCACCCGGGAGCGGCTGCGGGCGGTCGAGGAAGCCGAGGAGCGTCTCTGCGTTGAGCTGGGGGAGCTCGAGGCCGAGGCGGTGGCGCAGGCCCGGGAGGACCTCCTCCGCATCGAGACTCTCTCCCGCCAGCTCTCCGCCGCCCGTGCCCTCCTCGCCTCTGCCGGCCTCCGCCTCGATCTCCCGGCGTCCAATTGA